The following proteins are co-located in the Desulfoscipio sp. XC116 genome:
- a CDS encoding 3-hydroxyacyl-CoA dehydrogenase NAD-binding domain-containing protein: protein MQINTITVIGAGLMGSGIAQVAAQAGYKVNIIDISQEFVDRGVANINRLLQGKVSKGKLSEAEKEQIMARVAPGTDLAVCSDAQMVIEAVPEKMDLKKNMFKKIDSLTSMETILATNTSSLSITEIASVTQKPHQVVGMHFFSPVPVMKLVEIIPALATDAQVMDRVKQVAEKMGKTVVDANNTPGFIVNRLLVPMLNEAFYLLMEGNKKEDIDQGMLLGANHPIGPLQLADLVGIDILLHTMESLYQGFNDSKYRPCPLLKEYVAAGRLGRKSGEGVYAYR, encoded by the coding sequence ATGCAAATTAATACTATAACTGTAATAGGAGCCGGTTTGATGGGTTCCGGCATTGCCCAGGTGGCGGCTCAGGCGGGCTACAAGGTAAATATAATAGATATCAGCCAGGAATTCGTTGACCGTGGGGTAGCCAATATAAATAGACTGCTCCAGGGCAAGGTTAGCAAGGGTAAACTTTCGGAAGCTGAAAAGGAGCAAATCATGGCCCGGGTAGCCCCGGGAACGGATTTGGCTGTTTGTTCGGATGCGCAAATGGTGATTGAAGCTGTTCCTGAAAAAATGGACTTGAAAAAAAATATGTTCAAAAAAATTGATTCACTAACCAGCATGGAAACTATTCTGGCCACTAACACCTCTTCACTTTCCATTACAGAAATAGCTTCGGTTACTCAAAAGCCGCACCAAGTTGTAGGCATGCATTTCTTTAGCCCGGTTCCTGTAATGAAATTAGTGGAAATAATTCCGGCTTTGGCTACCGATGCACAGGTTATGGACAGAGTTAAACAAGTGGCTGAAAAAATGGGTAAAACAGTGGTAGACGCCAATAACACTCCCGGCTTCATTGTCAACAGACTGCTGGTCCCCATGCTGAACGAAGCATTTTACTTGCTTATGGAAGGCAATAAAAAAGAAGATATTGATCAGGGTATGCTGCTGGGCGCCAATCACCCCATTGGCCCGTTGCAATTAGCGGACCTGGTGGGCATAGACATATTGCTCCATACCATGGAATCCCTTTATCAAGGGTTTAATGATTCCAAATATCGTCCCTGCCCCCTGCTCAAGGAATATGTGGCGGCGGGCAGACTGGGGCGTAAATCAGGAGAGGGGGTATATGCCTACCGCTAA
- a CDS encoding sigma 54-interacting transcriptional regulator — protein sequence MSSQYHKVKNILSKNINLFNPTPGTDTSNSRYDFNGILNLLLYLLDYSFDGYLLSDHQGRIFYGNKAVERISGISMDQIIGKTTKDMLREGVILTNSRKILGTNPLSIIQKVKTGVEVFITSVPVHDNHGNVVFYIANYREMRELNKLKKIVDDNSHNKLPEVFLAELKELRNKLLETDDVIVRSNKMKKVLESAIKVSQVDANVLLTGESGVGKEVLTKLIHKYSGRKDGPFVQINCGAIPESLLESELFGFEKGAFSGAQSRKMGLLEVANKGTILLDEIGDLPLNLQVKLLRAIENQEIYRLGGVKPTRLDVRIISATHKDLPDMVATGTFRKDLFYRLHVVNISIPSLRDRKADIVPLASHFLNNFNKKYCTDKIFASDVCDALENYNWPGNVRELQNTIENLVIFNEERVISSKCLPKHIIFYQNDEDYHKANGLTEKGLRDSIEELEKQVILQSLKKYGTIRKAASALKVDHSTIVRRIRKYNIKLHNVY from the coding sequence ATGTCCAGCCAATACCATAAAGTTAAGAATATTCTTAGTAAAAACATCAACTTGTTCAATCCAACGCCAGGAACTGATACATCCAATTCCAGGTATGATTTCAATGGAATATTGAATTTGCTGCTTTATTTATTGGACTACTCATTTGACGGTTACCTGCTGTCGGATCATCAAGGCCGGATTTTTTATGGTAATAAAGCTGTAGAGAGAATTTCCGGCATATCAATGGATCAGATAATTGGCAAAACAACCAAAGATATGTTGAGAGAAGGAGTGATTCTTACAAATTCAAGAAAAATTTTAGGTACAAATCCCTTATCAATTATCCAAAAAGTAAAAACAGGAGTGGAAGTATTTATCACCAGTGTTCCTGTGCATGATAACCACGGTAACGTGGTATTCTACATTGCCAATTACCGTGAAATGAGAGAATTAAATAAGTTAAAGAAGATAGTGGACGATAATTCCCATAACAAACTTCCGGAGGTATTCCTGGCGGAACTAAAAGAACTGCGCAATAAGCTGCTGGAAACCGATGACGTCATCGTTAGAAGCAATAAGATGAAGAAGGTGCTGGAAAGTGCAATCAAGGTATCGCAAGTGGACGCAAATGTACTTTTGACGGGTGAGTCCGGTGTAGGCAAGGAAGTTTTGACTAAGTTAATACACAAGTATAGCGGCAGAAAAGATGGACCATTTGTGCAGATTAATTGTGGCGCCATACCCGAGAGCCTATTGGAATCCGAATTATTTGGGTTTGAAAAGGGGGCGTTTTCCGGCGCTCAAAGCAGAAAAATGGGGCTGTTGGAGGTTGCCAACAAAGGCACAATTCTTTTGGATGAAATTGGCGACTTGCCATTAAACCTTCAAGTTAAGTTATTAAGAGCCATTGAGAACCAGGAAATTTACCGCCTTGGGGGAGTCAAACCAACTAGATTGGATGTACGGATAATCTCAGCAACGCATAAAGACTTGCCCGATATGGTGGCAACAGGCACCTTTCGCAAAGATCTTTTCTATCGTCTGCATGTTGTTAATATATCAATTCCCAGTCTTAGGGATAGAAAGGCTGATATAGTCCCTTTAGCAAGCCATTTCTTAAACAATTTCAACAAGAAATACTGTACAGATAAAATTTTTGCTTCCGACGTATGTGATGCATTGGAAAACTATAATTGGCCCGGTAATGTTCGCGAGCTGCAAAATACCATTGAAAATCTGGTAATATTCAACGAGGAAAGAGTAATAAGCAGCAAGTGTCTGCCCAAACACATCATTTTTTATCAGAATGATGAGGACTATCACAAAGCGAATGGTTTAACAGAAAAAGGTTTAAGAGATTCAATCGAAGAATTGGAAAAACAAGTGATTTTGCAATCACTTAAAAAATACGGGACCATCAGAAAAGCTGCAAGTGCCTTAAAAGTAGATCACTCAACCATTGTACGGCGAATAAGGAAATATAATATAAAACTTCATAACGTTTACTGA
- a CDS encoding MFS transporter, whose product MAELNYNQKIIANPFKYKYKALTGAILGYIFDAQDFMVLALVIPLLVKTWGISLASAGLIGTATIFGAALSGYFWGPMIDKFGRKRMLILCLIWFGVFTFLCGFATNYIQLIVLRFIAGIGLGGEWVIGAALVSEFFPPEQRARATSAVQSGWPLGYALALGVNAYFVPTYGWQILFFSGIISLIAAVYIAVLVPESPAWLKAQSNKTEGKESISKTNVKAATWTDLLKGANLKTTLLAFGLCASCLVSYWGAGSWIPAYLSTERGLNLKDMSGYLMILNVGGFIGYYFYGFLADKLGRRANFIFGSLASAVVMLIWINLNSPTAILWMAGVFGFITYGYWGPLAAFVAEQFPTGVRGIGTAFAYASGRMMSALAPFLMGGIASQYSLGLALGLVSVIYATGAIFGYFMKETKDMIIVD is encoded by the coding sequence ATGGCGGAGTTAAACTATAACCAAAAAATAATAGCTAATCCTTTTAAGTATAAGTATAAAGCCTTGACTGGTGCAATATTAGGCTATATTTTCGATGCTCAAGACTTTATGGTTTTGGCCCTGGTGATCCCTTTGCTGGTAAAAACATGGGGCATTAGTTTGGCCAGTGCCGGGCTAATTGGTACAGCGACCATTTTTGGCGCAGCCTTAAGCGGTTATTTTTGGGGACCAATGATCGATAAGTTTGGCCGCAAAAGAATGCTGATCTTGTGCCTTATCTGGTTTGGTGTTTTTACCTTCTTGTGTGGATTTGCGACAAATTATATACAATTAATCGTCCTAAGATTTATAGCCGGTATAGGGCTGGGAGGAGAATGGGTTATTGGCGCGGCATTAGTAAGTGAATTCTTCCCTCCTGAACAAAGGGCTCGTGCTACTTCGGCAGTGCAGAGCGGTTGGCCACTGGGCTACGCTTTGGCTCTTGGAGTGAATGCTTACTTTGTGCCAACCTATGGTTGGCAGATTCTTTTCTTTTCAGGAATCATTTCTTTGATTGCAGCAGTGTATATCGCTGTACTTGTTCCCGAATCACCAGCCTGGTTAAAAGCACAAAGCAACAAAACCGAAGGAAAAGAATCCATCTCCAAAACTAATGTTAAGGCAGCAACCTGGACTGATCTTCTCAAAGGAGCCAATCTGAAAACCACATTATTGGCTTTCGGACTTTGCGCAAGCTGCCTGGTTTCTTACTGGGGAGCGGGATCGTGGATTCCAGCCTACCTTTCAACAGAACGGGGCCTAAATTTAAAAGACATGAGCGGTTATTTAATGATTTTAAATGTGGGAGGCTTTATTGGGTATTATTTTTATGGATTTCTTGCAGACAAACTCGGACGCCGGGCAAATTTTATCTTCGGATCCCTGGCCTCGGCAGTTGTTATGTTGATCTGGATCAACCTAAACAGCCCAACGGCAATATTGTGGATGGCAGGGGTATTTGGCTTTATAACATACGGCTATTGGGGACCACTGGCAGCCTTTGTTGCTGAACAATTTCCAACCGGTGTACGTGGTATCGGAACCGCCTTTGCCTATGCCAGCGGCAGAATGATGTCGGCCTTAGCTCCCTTTTTAATGGGTGGTATTGCCAGCCAGTATAGTCTGGGTTTAGCTTTGGGGTTAGTATCCGTGATCTATGCGACAGGTGCAATATTCGGATACTTTATGAAAGAAACGAAAGACATGATTATAGTTGACTAA
- a CDS encoding SDR family oxidoreductase gives MRHIRELLDLTGQVAVVTGGATGIGRQMAYALGEAGANLVIAARNLGRCQEAAMQMAKELGVRMLPVALDLRKPQMIDDLYDLVMKEFGRVDILINNSGTTWGAPTFELPLSGWNKVIETNLTGAWLMAQKAGQIMSKQNYGRIINIASYLAFVGTYAKYMDAVAYPVSKAALLGLTRDLAIKWVKYNITVNAIAPGWFPSQLSDGNKEYHEELTQNLIPMHRLGSEDELKTGVLFLASPGSSYCTGITLSIDGGLLAV, from the coding sequence GTGAGACATATTAGAGAACTATTGGACCTAACAGGTCAGGTGGCCGTCGTAACCGGAGGAGCAACAGGAATCGGCAGGCAAATGGCCTACGCCCTGGGAGAAGCCGGAGCTAATTTGGTTATTGCAGCTCGAAATTTAGGGCGTTGCCAAGAGGCTGCTATGCAGATGGCGAAGGAACTGGGAGTACGCATGCTTCCCGTTGCCCTGGATTTAAGAAAGCCTCAAATGATCGATGATCTATATGATCTGGTCATGAAAGAGTTTGGCAGAGTTGATATCCTTATTAACAATTCAGGAACCACCTGGGGTGCTCCAACCTTTGAACTTCCATTAAGCGGCTGGAATAAGGTTATTGAAACTAATTTGACCGGTGCGTGGCTTATGGCCCAAAAAGCCGGTCAAATCATGTCCAAACAGAACTACGGGCGAATTATCAACATAGCTTCCTATTTAGCTTTTGTGGGAACTTACGCTAAATATATGGATGCTGTGGCTTATCCGGTGAGCAAGGCCGCTCTGCTCGGTTTAACCAGAGATTTAGCGATAAAATGGGTTAAATACAATATAACCGTAAATGCCATAGCTCCGGGCTGGTTCCCATCTCAATTAAGTGACGGAAACAAAGAGTACCATGAAGAGCTTACTCAAAACTTAATTCCCATGCACCGTTTGGGCAGTGAGGATGAATTAAAGACCGGAGTATTATTCCTTGCTTCCCCAGGATCAAGTTATTGCACCGGAATTACCCTAAGTATTGACGGTGGATTATTGGCTGTTTGA
- a CDS encoding long-chain fatty acid--CoA ligase, which translates to MKKIWFENYLSDTRHELTYPEIPVFQFLTDSALEFPENDAIIFADKHTSFGELDLYTNRFARFLQDNGVQKGDRVAILAPNCHQNVISFFGALKIGAVVVQNNPMYVERELEHQLNDSGSETLVCLADLYPKIKNIRSNVNLKNIITFNIDDSPVLTGDDTVDLQTILSSCSSDYRQELVGPGDLALLQYTGGTTGVSKGCMLTHRNLVANVLQTAEVLGKNYRRWNDYVIGVLPLFHVYGLTCIMNMSVYMGVTMILFPRFDPKTVIEAIDGYKVGVFFASPTMLIAINSYKEIGNYNLRCLHTCISGSAPLPNEVKEAFFKLTGVEVVEGYGLSEASPVTHSNPVNGKVKIGSIGLPIPDTDMRIVDINTGGECSAKQTGELWVRGPQVMSSYWNRPDETANVLENGWLKTGDVVEVDEEGYVYIVSRKKDVIIASGYNIYPVEVEDVLFAHPKVQEAVVIGIPDAYRGESVKAVIVLKDGENATPEEVIAYCRTKLAAYKVPRQVEFRDVLPKSAVGKILRRVLREG; encoded by the coding sequence TTGAAAAAAATATGGTTTGAAAATTATCTTTCGGACACAAGGCATGAATTGACTTATCCCGAAATCCCAGTTTTTCAGTTTTTAACTGACAGTGCCCTGGAGTTTCCAGAGAACGATGCCATTATCTTTGCAGACAAGCATACTTCTTTTGGTGAGCTTGATTTGTACACCAATCGTTTTGCCAGATTTTTGCAGGATAACGGAGTGCAAAAAGGAGACCGGGTGGCCATATTGGCGCCTAATTGCCACCAGAATGTGATTAGCTTTTTTGGAGCGCTGAAGATTGGTGCCGTTGTGGTGCAGAATAACCCGATGTATGTGGAAAGGGAACTGGAACACCAGTTAAATGACTCGGGCAGCGAAACACTGGTTTGTTTGGCTGATCTTTATCCAAAAATTAAGAACATCCGCTCAAACGTCAATCTGAAAAACATTATTACTTTCAATATAGACGACTCTCCTGTCTTAACCGGTGATGATACAGTTGATTTGCAGACAATACTTAGCAGCTGCAGTTCCGACTACCGGCAGGAATTAGTTGGCCCCGGCGACCTGGCGCTGTTGCAGTATACCGGCGGTACTACGGGAGTGTCTAAAGGATGTATGTTGACACATCGTAATCTTGTGGCTAATGTACTGCAAACCGCTGAGGTTCTTGGTAAAAACTATCGTCGCTGGAACGATTATGTTATTGGAGTCCTACCGCTTTTCCATGTGTACGGTCTTACCTGCATTATGAACATGTCTGTTTACATGGGGGTAACAATGATTTTGTTTCCGCGTTTTGATCCCAAGACAGTTATTGAAGCTATTGACGGCTATAAAGTTGGTGTATTCTTTGCTAGTCCTACAATGCTTATCGCAATCAATAGTTATAAGGAAATAGGCAACTACAATTTGCGTTGCCTTCATACTTGCATTAGTGGTTCAGCCCCTCTGCCCAACGAAGTGAAAGAAGCATTCTTTAAACTGACCGGAGTGGAAGTGGTCGAGGGCTATGGTTTGTCTGAAGCATCCCCGGTTACGCATAGCAACCCTGTGAATGGAAAAGTTAAGATTGGCAGCATTGGTCTGCCCATACCGGATACGGATATGAGAATTGTTGACATTAATACAGGTGGGGAATGCTCGGCTAAGCAAACCGGGGAATTGTGGGTTAGAGGTCCACAGGTTATGAGCAGCTATTGGAACCGTCCGGATGAAACCGCCAATGTTCTGGAAAACGGCTGGCTCAAAACCGGTGATGTTGTCGAAGTCGATGAAGAAGGTTATGTTTATATCGTCAGCAGAAAAAAGGATGTAATCATTGCCAGTGGATACAATATTTATCCGGTTGAAGTGGAAGATGTTTTATTTGCCCATCCCAAAGTTCAAGAGGCGGTGGTGATCGGTATACCCGATGCATACCGGGGAGAATCAGTTAAAGCGGTTATCGTGCTAAAGGATGGGGAAAATGCTACGCCGGAAGAGGTTATTGCCTATTGCCGCACCAAGCTTGCCGCGTATAAAGTGCCGCGCCAGGTGGAATTTAGAGATGTATTGCCCAAATCGGCGGTAGGTAAAATATTGCGCCGTGTTTTGCGGGAGGGATAA
- a CDS encoding acyl-CoA dehydrogenase family protein: MAGILVSEQLVLVSNGGLGLSPLEAHIFWEEIGWGSAGFAVSIGVDCFPAFFASMAPDDEDKVIDEVIKPFVEKTDNSFIGCWAITEPNHGSDQLTVGMPWFKDPQITGQLSARQDGDVWVLNGQKSSWVSNGPQATHALLFLNIEKSMGLAGGGVAVAPLDLPGVSKGKCLDKMGQRELPQGEIYFDNVRLPKHFMLSQPDTYETMLDATLAIANATMGAMFTGVARAAFEEALAYSKVRVQGGKLLCEHQLVQKKLFDMFQKVETARAVSRAVMNYNFTNFPPVTRYSILSKVYCTNAAFEVANEAVQLFGGYGVSKEYHIEKLLRDARAALIEDGSNEVLALTAARALIEENE; this comes from the coding sequence GTGGCGGGAATACTTGTATCCGAACAGCTAGTTTTAGTTTCCAACGGCGGATTGGGGCTCTCCCCGCTGGAAGCTCATATATTTTGGGAGGAAATAGGCTGGGGAAGCGCCGGTTTTGCTGTATCCATTGGGGTGGATTGTTTTCCGGCCTTCTTCGCATCAATGGCTCCCGATGATGAAGATAAGGTAATCGATGAGGTTATTAAACCCTTTGTAGAGAAAACCGACAACAGTTTCATCGGCTGCTGGGCCATCACCGAGCCTAACCACGGCTCCGACCAGCTCACCGTGGGCATGCCATGGTTTAAGGACCCCCAAATAACCGGTCAGCTTTCGGCCCGGCAGGACGGGGACGTTTGGGTTTTGAACGGGCAAAAATCATCCTGGGTTTCCAACGGACCGCAGGCCACCCATGCCCTTCTCTTTTTAAATATTGAAAAATCTATGGGGCTGGCCGGCGGCGGTGTGGCCGTGGCACCTTTGGACTTACCAGGCGTTTCCAAAGGCAAATGCCTGGACAAAATGGGCCAGCGGGAACTGCCCCAGGGAGAGATTTACTTTGATAATGTGCGGTTGCCCAAGCATTTTATGCTGTCCCAACCCGATACTTACGAAACTATGCTGGACGCCACACTGGCCATTGCCAACGCTACCATGGGGGCCATGTTTACCGGCGTAGCCAGGGCAGCCTTTGAAGAGGCGTTAGCTTATTCCAAAGTAAGGGTGCAAGGTGGCAAGCTTCTATGTGAGCATCAACTGGTACAAAAAAAGCTTTTTGATATGTTCCAAAAGGTAGAGACAGCCCGCGCTGTCTCTCGGGCGGTGATGAATTACAATTTCACCAACTTTCCGCCAGTAACCCGATACTCTATATTATCCAAAGTATATTGCACCAATGCAGCCTTTGAAGTCGCCAACGAAGCGGTCCAGTTGTTTGGTGGCTACGGGGTGAGTAAGGAATATCACATTGAAAAACTGCTGAGAGACGCCCGGGCAGCACTAATTGAGGATGGTTCCAACGAGGTGCTGGCACTGACTGCGGCTAGAGCGCTGATTGAGGAAAACGAATAA
- a CDS encoding DUF3795 domain-containing protein produces MSKMIAYCGLICSNCPSFLATKNNDNAAREKTSALLAEKFGLDVKPEDINCDGCLTVGERLLDFCRTCGIRQCCSERGLENCALCDEQPCEKLISFHKFSPDAKACFDALKREIE; encoded by the coding sequence ATGTCTAAAATGATCGCTTATTGCGGACTTATCTGCTCTAACTGCCCATCGTTTTTGGCCACCAAAAACAATGATAACGCCGCCAGGGAAAAGACTTCGGCTTTGTTGGCTGAGAAGTTCGGGTTAGATGTGAAACCCGAAGATATCAACTGCGACGGATGTCTTACTGTAGGAGAAAGGTTGCTCGACTTTTGCCGGACTTGCGGAATCAGACAGTGCTGCAGCGAAAGGGGTCTGGAAAACTGCGCACTTTGTGATGAACAGCCGTGCGAAAAACTTATCAGCTTCCACAAGTTCTCACCAGATGCAAAGGCTTGCTTTGATGCACTGAAAAGGGAGATCGAATAA
- a CDS encoding LysR family transcriptional regulator produces the protein MEIRQLKAFVAVAKLYSFTRAAELLDYAQSSITAQVGSLEDELSTKLFERLGRQVALTKDGEKLLPYVKQILKLTSEAKELVSGSAVPRRALSHTNTRRTS, from the coding sequence ATGGAAATACGTCAGTTAAAAGCTTTTGTCGCGGTAGCAAAGCTGTACAGTTTTACCCGGGCGGCGGAATTGCTTGACTATGCCCAGTCCAGTATAACGGCCCAGGTTGGTTCTCTGGAAGATGAATTAAGCACAAAGCTGTTTGAAAGACTTGGCCGGCAGGTCGCACTAACCAAAGACGGGGAAAAGCTGTTGCCTTATGTCAAACAAATTCTCAAGCTGACCTCGGAAGCAAAGGAATTGGTTTCCGGTTCGGCAGTTCCAAGGAGAGCGTTATCGCATACGAATACCCGGCGTACTTCTTAG
- a CDS encoding ABC transporter ATP-binding protein: MNVVECSGLTKAFRRTTAVNNLSFTLRPNTITGLIGRNGAGKTTLLKMIAGYLLPDAGSIQVFSENPFNNIKISANMIFVDESMVLPASMNLGQILESAGRFYAQWDHKLALGLSAHFNLHSGQRHSKLSKGMRSTFNAILGLAARCPLTIFDEPTTGMDAAVRKDFYRALLKDFMQHPRTIILSSHLLNEIKDILDDLLLIKDGEKCLHMPIDELKEYAVGLQGKEETIAKMAEKAEVFHRKKLGKDSIYLAIRNQFAEEELQKARLAGVAVSPVGTDDLCVYLTAREKGGIDDVFDSN, translated from the coding sequence ATGAATGTCGTTGAGTGCAGCGGACTGACAAAAGCGTTCAGGCGAACCACGGCGGTCAATAACCTGTCTTTTACGCTGAGACCCAATACGATCACAGGGCTCATCGGACGAAACGGCGCCGGAAAAACAACGCTGCTGAAGATGATTGCCGGATACCTGCTCCCTGATGCGGGCAGTATTCAGGTTTTTTCGGAAAACCCATTTAACAATATCAAGATTTCCGCCAACATGATTTTTGTGGATGAAAGCATGGTCTTGCCGGCGTCGATGAATCTCGGCCAAATTCTGGAATCCGCGGGCCGCTTCTATGCTCAATGGGATCATAAACTGGCTTTGGGACTGTCCGCACACTTCAATCTGCATTCCGGACAACGCCACAGCAAGCTTTCCAAAGGCATGCGCAGCACGTTTAATGCCATTCTCGGCCTCGCCGCCCGTTGTCCGCTGACTATTTTTGATGAACCAACCACCGGCATGGACGCGGCGGTGCGGAAAGATTTTTACCGGGCACTGTTAAAAGACTTCATGCAGCACCCGCGTACCATCATTCTATCCAGTCACTTATTAAATGAGATCAAGGACATTTTAGACGATCTTTTACTGATCAAAGACGGCGAAAAATGCCTGCATATGCCTATTGATGAGTTGAAAGAATACGCCGTCGGACTGCAGGGCAAAGAAGAAACTATTGCCAAGATGGCCGAAAAGGCCGAAGTCTTCCACCGTAAAAAGCTGGGAAAAGACAGCATATATCTGGCCATACGCAACCAATTTGCGGAAGAAGAACTGCAAAAGGCCCGCCTTGCGGGCGTGGCAGTTTCACCGGTGGGCACCGACGATCTCTGTGTGTACCTGACGGCACGGGAAAAAGGAGGAATCGATGATGTCTTTGACAGCAACTAG
- a CDS encoding GntR family transcriptional regulator, with the protein MLLDTDSLKPIYVQIAEWLEMEILNGNIASDEKIYSQYQLAEMFNINPATAAKGLNILANEKLLYKKRGLGMFVSSHAGTAIRSKRINRNLKQLVLELVAEAKRLDVGEDELISMIRTADLQV; encoded by the coding sequence TTGTTGCTGGATACAGACAGTTTGAAGCCGATTTACGTCCAGATTGCAGAATGGCTGGAAATGGAGATTCTAAACGGCAACATCGCAAGCGATGAAAAAATATATTCCCAGTACCAATTGGCGGAGATGTTCAACATCAACCCGGCCACCGCTGCCAAAGGGCTGAACATTCTGGCCAACGAAAAACTCCTGTACAAAAAAAGGGGGCTGGGCATGTTTGTGTCTTCCCACGCCGGAACGGCTATTCGCAGCAAACGAATAAACCGCAACCTAAAGCAGCTGGTATTGGAGTTAGTCGCCGAAGCAAAACGCCTGGACGTTGGTGAAGATGAATTAATCAGTATGATAAGAACGGCCGACCTTCAGGTATAA